The following coding sequences lie in one Alloacidobacterium dinghuense genomic window:
- a CDS encoding carboxypeptidase regulatory-like domain-containing protein, with product MARFIRLGFLFGALLGAATTWAAITGSISGVVTDPTGAVMPGLTIIATQESTNVATTAVTDSKGFYSFPTLNVGVYDVSVKQAGFRDYLQTGVKIDANSALRIDIPMEIGAVTNTVSVKSDALQVETQSTQNGVVIDGQKITSVPLNGRSYIDLLKLQPGVSPYSHSSDSSTSGVGATQVSGDLDNGQQSVNGGRTGSNAFMVNGANAEEGVHNGAAMIPNLDSIAQFRIITNNFDAEYGNYSGGQINVVTKSGTNQYHGTAFDFLRNTVLDARNYYAPTRGVFIQNQFGGTVGGPIRKNKIFWFADYQGTRQILGQTQSYPVPSDADRTGDLTDQATALTGTVVGAGWANTLSQTLGYPVAQGENYYTPGCADTATCVFPNAVIPQSAWSPVAANTLKYLPTANGVVNNTPNFSTSAYNGTLSDDKGSGRIDIPTRIGAVFGYYFFDRFNTVNPYTQGVGVPGFAATNHGQTQMVNLGLTTTFNSSTVNDVRLAYLRDVNLNGQPTAGQGLGVTLASQGFVTPWSPAGGISAINPAYEGVANFIFNNFTFGIPQDALRQYNNTFQIIDNVTKILGTHTLQFGTNLHYNQINERNYDCYNGCFGFNGSETGLDFADFLIGAPNSFVQASQQLLDSRSKYYGFYAQDSWRTTRNLTLNYGLRWEAATPWYDTQNKLETVVPGEQSLSFPGAPLGLVVPLDPGIPRTLGPTKYTNFAPRIGFAWAPDLSNGFLGKVLGGPGKMSIRAGYGIFYSSIEDATGFVEVGDAPYGNYYSVSSTELATPFVDRPSGISAGQKFPFVFPPTNVSPKNPDTTFNWASATPIGGSDYYYYKNKVPYVQEWELSLQRQLGTATVLSVNYVGTVGRQLLTFEESNPGDQALCLQLSNPANVAPGTTTCGPFGEDTVYTTASGQTVEGTRPTFGINFNSNPYMKTAVSSSFHSLQVSLEHNEKYVNFLIGYTFEKSLDNGSDSFDATNPLNPAQTRALSSFDVPHNLVASFTVQLPFDHFIGGGDIAKRFTAGWELSGVATFAKGEPVTLNENDDNSLLGAFNANVDVPNYANNGSPLYINRNPRKGLPYFNPDHFVPETIGQVGNAMRRYFSGPGIDNYDLALLKSTNITENTKLQFRAEAFNVFNHAQFTNPNGLVNNTGQGGFGYVTGANDPRIMQIALKFLF from the coding sequence ATGGCTCGATTTATCAGACTAGGCTTCCTCTTCGGCGCACTTCTGGGAGCAGCTACCACGTGGGCAGCCATTACCGGCTCGATTTCCGGGGTGGTCACTGATCCAACCGGCGCAGTTATGCCGGGACTCACCATAATCGCCACGCAAGAGTCGACCAATGTCGCCACGACAGCCGTCACCGACTCCAAGGGGTTTTACAGTTTTCCAACCCTCAATGTTGGCGTTTACGACGTCAGCGTTAAGCAGGCCGGATTTCGTGACTATTTGCAGACTGGTGTAAAGATCGATGCGAATTCCGCCCTTCGCATCGACATCCCGATGGAGATCGGAGCAGTGACCAATACTGTAAGCGTCAAGAGTGATGCGTTACAGGTGGAAACACAGAGCACCCAGAATGGCGTAGTCATCGACGGCCAGAAGATTACTTCTGTGCCGTTGAACGGCCGTTCCTACATCGACCTGTTGAAGTTGCAACCAGGCGTGTCGCCTTATTCCCATAGCTCGGACAGCAGCACGTCGGGAGTTGGAGCGACGCAGGTCTCGGGTGACCTGGACAACGGCCAACAATCCGTCAACGGGGGCCGCACCGGGTCCAACGCGTTCATGGTGAATGGGGCAAATGCGGAAGAAGGCGTCCACAACGGCGCCGCCATGATTCCCAATCTCGACTCCATCGCGCAGTTCCGTATCATCACCAACAACTTCGATGCAGAGTATGGAAACTACAGCGGTGGCCAGATCAATGTAGTCACCAAGTCGGGAACCAATCAGTATCACGGCACGGCCTTCGACTTCCTGCGCAACACGGTTCTGGATGCCAGAAACTATTACGCTCCGACGCGCGGCGTGTTCATCCAGAATCAATTCGGCGGAACGGTCGGGGGGCCAATCCGCAAGAACAAGATTTTCTGGTTTGCCGATTACCAGGGTACACGGCAGATTTTGGGGCAGACCCAGAGCTATCCCGTGCCATCAGATGCCGACCGCACGGGTGACCTGACGGACCAGGCGACCGCGCTCACTGGCACAGTCGTAGGCGCCGGCTGGGCTAACACTCTCTCCCAGACATTGGGATATCCCGTAGCGCAGGGTGAAAATTATTACACTCCGGGCTGCGCGGACACCGCAACCTGCGTCTTTCCCAATGCTGTCATTCCCCAGAGCGCATGGTCGCCGGTTGCGGCGAACACGCTGAAGTACCTCCCTACGGCAAATGGAGTTGTCAACAATACCCCTAACTTCTCCACCTCTGCCTACAACGGGACGCTGAGCGACGATAAGGGCAGCGGACGGATCGACATTCCTACACGAATCGGCGCTGTGTTCGGTTATTACTTCTTTGACCGATTCAATACTGTGAATCCGTATACCCAAGGGGTCGGGGTCCCGGGCTTTGCCGCAACCAATCATGGACAAACCCAAATGGTCAATTTGGGTTTGACCACCACGTTTAACTCGTCGACCGTCAACGATGTTCGTCTCGCATATCTGCGCGATGTAAACCTGAACGGCCAACCCACCGCGGGCCAGGGTTTGGGTGTCACCCTTGCCTCGCAGGGTTTTGTTACTCCGTGGAGCCCCGCGGGCGGTATCTCCGCTATCAACCCCGCGTACGAGGGTGTGGCGAATTTCATATTCAATAACTTCACCTTTGGCATCCCGCAGGATGCATTGAGGCAATACAACAACACTTTTCAGATCATCGATAACGTCACCAAAATTCTTGGAACGCACACGCTGCAGTTTGGCACCAACCTCCACTACAACCAGATCAACGAGCGTAACTACGACTGCTACAACGGGTGTTTTGGTTTTAATGGTTCAGAGACGGGCCTGGACTTCGCCGATTTTCTGATCGGGGCGCCAAACAGCTTTGTGCAGGCTAGCCAGCAGCTTCTCGATTCGCGGAGCAAATACTACGGATTTTATGCTCAGGATAGCTGGCGTACTACCCGCAATCTCACCCTCAACTATGGCCTGCGCTGGGAAGCCGCTACTCCCTGGTACGACACCCAGAACAAGTTGGAAACGGTCGTTCCCGGGGAGCAGTCGCTATCATTTCCCGGCGCTCCCCTCGGTTTGGTTGTCCCCTTGGACCCAGGTATTCCTCGCACACTCGGCCCCACTAAGTACACCAACTTTGCTCCTAGAATTGGTTTTGCCTGGGCGCCAGACTTGAGCAACGGTTTTCTTGGCAAGGTATTGGGCGGTCCTGGAAAAATGAGCATACGTGCGGGTTACGGCATTTTCTATAGCTCTATTGAGGACGCCACTGGCTTTGTCGAGGTAGGGGACGCTCCTTACGGCAACTACTACTCTGTGTCATCGACTGAACTGGCCACCCCGTTTGTCGATCGGCCGTCGGGAATTTCGGCGGGACAGAAGTTCCCCTTCGTCTTTCCCCCAACCAATGTATCGCCTAAGAATCCCGACACAACGTTCAACTGGGCATCTGCCACGCCCATCGGGGGATCCGACTATTACTACTATAAAAACAAGGTGCCCTATGTTCAGGAATGGGAACTCTCTCTCCAGCGTCAATTGGGAACCGCAACTGTGCTCAGCGTCAACTATGTCGGCACAGTGGGAAGGCAACTGCTGACGTTTGAGGAATCGAATCCCGGGGACCAGGCGCTCTGCCTCCAATTGAGTAACCCAGCCAATGTAGCGCCCGGTACGACAACTTGCGGCCCATTCGGCGAAGATACGGTTTATACCACGGCGAGCGGTCAGACAGTGGAGGGAACGAGGCCTACCTTCGGGATTAACTTCAACAGCAATCCCTACATGAAGACGGCGGTCAGCTCCAGCTTCCACTCGCTGCAGGTGAGTCTGGAGCACAACGAAAAATACGTGAACTTCCTCATCGGATATACCTTTGAGAAGTCGCTGGATAACGGTTCGGACTCCTTTGATGCGACCAATCCGTTGAATCCGGCTCAAACCCGCGCATTATCGAGCTTTGACGTTCCGCATAACCTGGTCGCCAGCTTCACCGTACAGTTGCCCTTCGATCACTTTATCGGCGGAGGGGATATTGCGAAGCGGTTCACCGCGGGCTGGGAGCTTTCTGGCGTAGCTACGTTTGCCAAGGGAGAGCCGGTCACTCTCAATGAGAATGACGATAATTCACTGCTGGGCGCCTTTAATGCGAACGTAGACGTGCCAAATTACGCGAACAACGGCAGCCCTCTTTATATAAATCGGAACCCGCGAAAGGGGCTGCCATATTTCAACCCGGACCACTTCGTCCCGGAAACAATCGGGCAAGTAGGCAACGCAATGCGGCGATACTTTTCCGGTCCTGGCATCGATAACTATGATTTGGCGCTGCTGAAGAGCACGAACATTACCGAGAACACTAAGCTGCAGTTTCGGGCAGAAGCATTCAATGTCTTCAACCATGCGCAGTTCACGAATCCGAATGGGCTAGTCAACAACACCGGCCAGGGTGGTTTCGGTTATGTAACTGGCGCCAACGATCCCCGTATCATGCAAATTGCATTGAAGTTCCTGTTCTAA
- a CDS encoding NfeD family protein: protein MKALRHSSTFLLVCAAVLLSSRAIGAVPQQSQVVLLHVQDTIQPISEQYISRGIARAADIHAEAVLIELDTPGGLLDSTRNVVHDILASPSPVIVYVAPSGSRAGSAGFFILESADIAAMAPGTNAGAAHPVVMGTSVDPVMKQKLENDATAFLRSYVSRRNRNTDAAQDAVLNSKSYTEREAEQLKLIDVIAPSNTALLDAIDGRVVTRFDGSTTTLHTRNAHIVPVDTTLRENILDKLMDPNLAVLILVVGGLLIYLEFNTPGTIIPGALGTLLVVLALFALNLLPVRYTSLMLLLAAFALMILEAKFASHGVLAVAGIICLVFGTLTLVAGPIPELRVSIATAVGTGIAFGAITTFLVRIAIRARRNKVLTGPEALIGSIAIAQQPLDPRGQVMVHGELWFAESPAPVSPGEHVRVRAVRNLTLLVERVPNGQSTAI, encoded by the coding sequence ATGAAAGCATTGCGGCACAGTTCGACATTTCTTCTCGTCTGTGCCGCAGTGTTGCTTTCAAGCCGCGCGATAGGTGCTGTGCCGCAGCAGTCGCAGGTTGTATTGCTGCATGTGCAAGACACCATCCAGCCCATCAGCGAGCAGTACATCAGCCGCGGCATCGCCCGCGCAGCGGATATCCATGCCGAGGCCGTGCTGATCGAGTTGGATACCCCGGGCGGTCTGCTCGATTCGACACGCAATGTCGTGCATGACATTCTCGCTTCGCCATCCCCGGTCATCGTCTATGTCGCGCCTTCGGGCAGCCGCGCCGGTTCGGCAGGCTTCTTCATTCTTGAATCGGCGGACATCGCAGCAATGGCGCCCGGAACAAATGCCGGCGCAGCCCATCCCGTTGTAATGGGCACCAGCGTCGACCCCGTGATGAAGCAGAAGCTTGAGAACGATGCGACGGCGTTTCTCCGTTCCTACGTATCGCGTCGCAATCGCAATACTGACGCCGCGCAGGATGCCGTTCTGAATTCAAAGTCCTACACCGAGCGTGAAGCCGAGCAGCTGAAGCTCATCGACGTCATCGCACCCAGCAACACCGCCCTTCTTGATGCCATCGATGGCCGCGTCGTTACCCGCTTCGATGGCTCGACTACAACTCTGCATACGCGCAACGCGCATATCGTTCCTGTAGACACAACTCTGCGCGAAAACATCCTCGACAAGCTCATGGACCCGAATCTTGCCGTGCTCATCCTTGTCGTGGGCGGCCTGCTCATCTATCTGGAATTCAATACTCCCGGCACCATCATTCCCGGCGCGCTGGGAACTCTGCTGGTTGTCCTCGCGCTCTTCGCGCTCAATCTGCTCCCTGTCCGCTACACTTCGCTCATGCTGCTGCTCGCAGCCTTCGCACTGATGATCCTCGAAGCGAAATTCGCAAGTCATGGCGTGCTCGCTGTCGCTGGCATCATCTGTCTCGTCTTTGGAACCCTCACGCTGGTCGCCGGCCCCATTCCGGAATTGCGCGTCAGCATAGCAACTGCCGTCGGAACCGGCATTGCCTTCGGCGCGATCACTACCTTCCTCGTTCGCATCGCGATCCGTGCGCGTCGAAATAAGGTCCTTACCGGCCCGGAAGCCCTCATCGGATCCATTGCCATCGCACAGCAGCCACTCGATCCGCGTGGACAGGTCATGGTGCATGGTGAACTCTGGTTCGCCGAATCCCCAGCGCCTGTTTCACCTGGCGAACACGTCCGCGTGCGCGCTGTCCGCAATCTGACGCTATTGGTGGAGCGTGTTCCCAATGGCCAATCGACGGCGATTTGA
- a CDS encoding slipin family protein, with translation MGIPGLVVIAVIVLYLLNSIKILREYERGVIFRLGKALPKPKGPGIILVFRPLDQIVRISLRQEVLEVPPQDVITRDNVTIKVNAVITLRVLDPLRAVIEVANYVYQTSQFAQTTLRSVLGEVELDGLLSHRDALNQRIQTIIDQRTEPWGVKVVSVEVKQVDLPEQMLRAMAKQAEAEREKRSKIINAEGEFSAAQRLVDAANLLAQQPITLQLKYLQTLTDIGTEKNTTVIFPLPMELLSLLQKLGAPAASAPKPEER, from the coding sequence ATGGGAATTCCGGGCCTGGTCGTAATTGCTGTTATTGTCCTTTATCTGCTGAACTCCATTAAAATTCTGCGCGAGTACGAACGCGGCGTGATTTTCCGCCTTGGCAAGGCACTCCCGAAGCCAAAAGGACCCGGCATCATCCTGGTCTTCAGACCGCTTGACCAGATTGTTCGTATCTCTTTGCGGCAGGAAGTCCTCGAAGTGCCGCCGCAGGACGTCATCACCCGCGACAACGTCACCATCAAAGTCAATGCCGTCATCACACTTCGCGTGCTCGACCCACTCAGGGCCGTCATCGAAGTCGCGAACTATGTCTACCAGACCTCGCAATTTGCACAGACGACGCTACGCTCGGTGCTTGGAGAAGTCGAACTCGACGGCCTGCTCTCACACCGCGATGCCCTCAACCAGCGAATTCAGACCATCATCGACCAGCGCACGGAGCCCTGGGGCGTAAAGGTTGTCAGCGTTGAAGTAAAGCAGGTTGACCTGCCCGAGCAAATGCTGCGCGCCATGGCCAAACAGGCCGAGGCTGAACGCGAAAAGCGCTCGAAAATCATCAATGCCGAAGGCGAATTCAGCGCCGCGCAACGACTGGTAGATGCCGCCAATCTGCTGGCGCAGCAGCCCATCACCCTTCAGTTAAAATATCTGCAGACACTCACAGACATCGGCACAGAGAAGAACACGACCGTCATTTTCCCTCTGCCCATGGAACTACTTTCTCTCCTGCAGAAGCTCGGAGCCCCCGCAGCGTCTGCGCCAAAGCCTGAGGAACGGTGA
- a CDS encoding DUF3467 domain-containing protein, with amino-acid sequence MNSAQQAQPKITLAKSSDYRENYSNSVQVRVSVWDFFLAFGLVHQDSPESVIIENSQGIYLSPQQAKALWNILGQNISQYEQAFGAIALEPHHPLPIPQGPVH; translated from the coding sequence ATGAATTCCGCGCAGCAAGCTCAGCCCAAAATCACTCTCGCAAAGTCCTCCGACTATCGGGAGAATTATTCAAACAGCGTGCAGGTACGTGTGAGCGTCTGGGATTTCTTCCTCGCCTTCGGCCTCGTACATCAGGACTCGCCAGAGTCGGTCATCATCGAGAACAGCCAGGGCATCTACCTCAGCCCGCAGCAGGCAAAGGCTCTCTGGAACATTCTCGGACAGAACATCTCCCAATATGAGCAGGCGTTCGGCGCTATCGCGCTTGAGCCCCATCACCCACTGCCGATTCCGCAAGGACCGGTGCACTAG
- a CDS encoding tetratricopeptide repeat protein, with product MRFLIPFRPIVCSLLLAASQFVFAQQPATTASRPQPETPPPPSTQSLAHGRLLLVLPFENHTGQASLDWIGQAFPEIFNRRLASAGFLPISRADRLYALDHLGLPQHFQPSRASAIRLAQTLDADYVVFGFYTTTGTTLNPTAQVLDVTGLKLGAPLTNQADLTHLLETLNSLAWQVTRQLDPAYAVAEQTFIAADSDLRLDAFENYVRGLSEGSIDERVRHLREAVRLSPRFNPAWLALGKAYFANQNFEQAAAALGHLSKDDPNALEADFYRGLSFFYTGKYLEAEDAFAFDTTRLPLPEVVNNQGVAAARRGKDGAPLFVQAITADPNDVDYHFNLAVALRRRGDIAGAVREIDRAVKLRPQDSEAASLAAMLHKEQQDPTAATKVNASLTTPNSSGSGPLERIKRTYNEASFRQAAFEMEQVQTMRLSALPPAERAATLTQEGSQFFNRGLILEAEREFQAALAADPSSSAAHAGLAQVRERSSDPDAARQEALKSLQLTQNVTAHLVLARIDLQANQLGAAAGEVSQALQIEPTNANAHGMKQALEQRGQQVR from the coding sequence GTGCGGTTCCTGATTCCATTTCGCCCCATCGTCTGCAGCCTGCTGCTTGCGGCTTCGCAGTTTGTATTCGCCCAGCAACCCGCCACCACGGCGTCGCGTCCCCAGCCCGAGACGCCACCGCCACCGTCAACACAGTCCCTCGCGCATGGACGCTTACTCCTGGTGCTCCCATTTGAAAACCACACCGGCCAGGCAAGCCTCGACTGGATTGGTCAGGCGTTCCCCGAAATCTTCAACCGGCGGCTCGCCTCAGCTGGATTTCTGCCCATCAGCCGCGCAGACCGACTCTACGCGCTCGATCATCTTGGACTGCCGCAGCACTTTCAGCCATCCCGGGCCAGCGCCATCCGGCTGGCGCAAACCCTTGATGCCGATTACGTTGTCTTCGGCTTTTACACCACGACCGGAACCACGCTGAACCCCACCGCTCAGGTTCTCGACGTCACTGGCCTCAAACTCGGCGCTCCGCTGACCAATCAAGCCGACTTAACACATCTGCTTGAAACGCTGAACAGCCTTGCCTGGCAGGTCACCCGGCAACTTGACCCCGCATATGCCGTCGCCGAACAGACCTTCATTGCCGCCGACTCCGACCTGCGTCTCGACGCCTTCGAAAACTACGTGCGCGGCTTGAGCGAGGGTTCGATCGACGAAAGGGTCCGTCACCTTCGCGAGGCCGTCCGGCTGAGTCCGCGCTTCAATCCAGCGTGGCTGGCATTGGGCAAGGCCTATTTCGCGAACCAAAATTTTGAGCAGGCTGCGGCAGCGCTCGGTCATTTGAGCAAGGACGACCCAAATGCACTCGAAGCGGACTTCTACCGCGGTCTGTCATTCTTCTATACCGGTAAATATCTGGAGGCCGAAGACGCCTTCGCCTTCGATACAACGCGTCTTCCGCTTCCCGAGGTTGTCAACAACCAGGGAGTTGCCGCTGCCCGTCGAGGCAAAGATGGAGCACCGCTCTTCGTGCAGGCCATCACAGCCGACCCCAATGATGTCGATTACCACTTCAATCTGGCTGTAGCGCTGCGCCGTCGTGGCGATATCGCTGGAGCCGTCCGCGAAATTGATCGGGCCGTGAAGCTGCGACCGCAGGACAGCGAAGCGGCAAGTCTTGCCGCAATGCTGCACAAAGAACAACAAGACCCAACCGCGGCCACCAAGGTGAATGCCTCCCTGACCACCCCGAACAGTTCCGGCAGCGGTCCGCTCGAACGCATCAAGCGCACCTACAACGAAGCCAGCTTCCGCCAGGCAGCTTTTGAAATGGAGCAGGTGCAGACCATGCGGCTAAGCGCGCTTCCTCCTGCTGAACGAGCCGCAACACTCACGCAGGAAGGCAGCCAGTTCTTCAATCGCGGCCTTATTCTAGAAGCCGAGCGCGAGTTTCAAGCCGCGCTTGCGGCTGATCCCTCTTCCTCTGCAGCCCATGCAGGACTCGCGCAGGTGCGTGAGCGTAGCAGCGATCCGGACGCAGCCCGTCAGGAAGCGCTCAAATCTCTGCAATTAACGCAGAACGTAACCGCGCATCTGGTGCTGGCTCGAATCGATCTGCAGGCAAACCAGCTCGGCGCGGCGGCTGGCGAAGTAAGCCAGGCACTCCAGATCGAGCCCACCAACGCCAATGCACACGGCATGAAGCAGGCTCTCGAACAAAGAGGACAGCAGGTTCGATGA
- a CDS encoding glycosyltransferase family 39 protein, with protein sequence MPSSRQYQGGKQPSLWLVFPAIFAAVLVAHLLLLRLPYYWDEAGYYIPAAYDFFRTGSLIPYSTLSNAHPPLPSLYLALWWKVFTFTPWVTRVAMCAISAVALLAVYRLAIITTNKPNVAAATVGLTALYPVWFAQSSLAHADMVAAAATLWALAFFLEERLWTAILCFSLAALAKETAIITPLALAAWQMWLCFAPNKSRPASNEPSPHSDAIKAGILLLPLIPLACWYIYHWHRTGFVFGNPEYLRYNATATLTPLRILLAFAHRVLHITAHMNLFVPVLSMLACMMLPPVEGRARISFSHQLQFYVIILANLILFSVLGGALLTRYLLPLYPLILLLCANTFYRRQKQWRYLVALSAVAFLVGLFINPPYRFAPEDNLAYRDVILLHQAAIRQIEAHYPTATVLSAWPATDELNKPELGYVEEPMQAASIDNFSLPQIERAAQLSETYTVGLIFSTKYDPPNLPFSLGRRNEALDTRFFDFHRDLPPEMIARLLGGKVVWRAERQGQWAAVLHFDRPQVATQTEHDHLPLHYNQP encoded by the coding sequence TTGCCGAGCAGCCGCCAATATCAGGGAGGCAAGCAGCCGTCTCTGTGGCTCGTCTTCCCTGCCATCTTCGCGGCTGTTCTCGTGGCACATCTGCTGCTGCTGCGTCTGCCGTATTACTGGGATGAGGCAGGATATTACATCCCTGCCGCTTATGACTTCTTTCGCACCGGTTCCCTGATCCCCTACTCCACGCTCTCAAACGCACATCCACCGCTGCCGTCGTTGTATCTGGCCTTGTGGTGGAAGGTTTTTACTTTCACGCCATGGGTCACCCGTGTTGCCATGTGCGCGATTTCCGCAGTTGCGCTGCTGGCTGTTTATCGGCTGGCGATCATCACCACAAACAAGCCCAACGTGGCCGCTGCAACGGTTGGCCTCACCGCGCTCTATCCCGTGTGGTTCGCGCAGAGTTCGCTCGCGCACGCGGATATGGTCGCCGCAGCGGCGACGCTGTGGGCACTGGCATTCTTCCTCGAAGAACGACTATGGACCGCAATCCTGTGCTTCTCTCTGGCTGCGCTCGCAAAGGAAACAGCCATCATCACACCGCTGGCACTAGCGGCCTGGCAGATGTGGTTGTGTTTTGCACCAAATAAGTCGAGACCTGCCAGCAATGAACCCTCACCGCATTCTGATGCAATAAAAGCCGGCATCCTGCTTTTGCCCTTAATCCCGCTAGCTTGCTGGTACATCTATCACTGGCATCGAACAGGATTCGTCTTCGGTAACCCCGAATACCTGCGCTACAACGCCACTGCCACGCTCACGCCACTGCGAATTCTATTGGCCTTCGCCCATCGGGTTCTGCACATCACCGCGCACATGAATCTGTTCGTGCCTGTGCTCTCCATGTTGGCCTGCATGATGTTGCCCCCAGTCGAAGGCAGGGCGCGCATCTCATTCAGTCATCAGTTGCAGTTCTACGTCATCATTCTCGCCAACCTCATTCTTTTCTCAGTGCTGGGCGGAGCGCTCCTCACGCGCTATCTGCTTCCTCTATACCCACTGATCCTGCTCCTATGTGCCAATACCTTCTACCGTCGGCAGAAGCAATGGCGTTATCTGGTGGCCCTCAGCGCCGTCGCTTTCCTTGTCGGACTCTTCATCAATCCTCCCTATCGCTTTGCGCCGGAAGATAATCTCGCCTACCGCGATGTGATCCTGCTGCATCAGGCGGCCATCCGGCAGATCGAAGCCCACTATCCCACCGCAACCGTGCTGAGCGCGTGGCCTGCAACCGATGAGCTAAACAAGCCGGAACTCGGCTATGTAGAGGAGCCCATGCAGGCTGCCTCCATCGACAATTTCTCACTGCCGCAAATCGAACGAGCGGCACAATTGAGCGAAACCTATACTGTAGGGCTGATCTTCTCAACCAAATACGACCCGCCAAACCTGCCCTTCAGCCTCGGTCGCCGCAACGAGGCCCTGGACACTCGCTTTTTCGACTTCCACCGCGATCTTCCACCCGAAATGATCGCGCGCCTGCTCGGCGGAAAAGTCGTCTGGCGCGCCGAACGCCAGGGTCAATGGGCTGCGGTGCTCCACTTCGATCGCCCACAGGTGGCCACGCAAACAGAGCACGACCACCTTCCGCTTCACTATAATCAGCCTTGA
- a CDS encoding aminotransferase class V-fold PLP-dependent enzyme has translation MLPERELKNSLNDRRSFLRLLAAAPLFATIASRSLASTVAATTGRSSSADVYTRLGVRPLINGRGTWTYLSGSLELPGVREAVEAASRQFVDLFELQRAAGKRLAELSGAESGMVTSGSAGAMALATAGCIAGTDPKNVWQLPDTTGLKHEVVMLGGRSAFDSAIRLAGGQLVLAHGVDNLQSAITPQTAMVYTTWRDDRLPNTLKITRAAGVPLLLDDAAGIPPFENFRRYAKIGVDLYCFSGGKGLGGPQCSGVLLGRKDLIDAAMANNNPWEGAVCRPMKVGKEEIIGILAAIDYWSQADLAALTKEWQSRVERIEKLVQTVPGVTTSIMTPKEENSYPTLTVKWDVQRFGLTVEQCAQQLRDGEPRIEVLTNNNPSGVPAVREGDDPKAKEEAAPNELQIISMTLQQGEDLTVGNRLRQILDKARKQSG, from the coding sequence ATGCTGCCCGAGCGTGAGCTCAAAAATAGCCTGAATGATCGGCGATCTTTCCTTAGATTGCTGGCCGCTGCTCCTCTCTTCGCCACGATTGCCTCGCGAAGTCTTGCGAGCACCGTGGCGGCTACTACAGGAAGATCTTCCTCCGCCGATGTTTATACCCGCCTTGGGGTCCGGCCATTGATCAATGGGCGGGGGACGTGGACTTATCTGAGCGGGTCACTGGAACTACCGGGGGTGCGGGAAGCGGTCGAGGCTGCATCACGGCAATTTGTTGACTTGTTTGAACTGCAGCGCGCAGCAGGCAAAAGGCTTGCGGAGCTTTCCGGCGCCGAATCCGGAATGGTCACGTCTGGCTCGGCTGGCGCGATGGCTCTGGCGACTGCGGGCTGCATCGCCGGGACCGACCCAAAAAATGTGTGGCAACTGCCCGACACTACTGGTTTGAAACATGAAGTCGTGATGCTGGGAGGGCGGAGCGCATTCGACAGTGCGATACGGCTTGCCGGAGGCCAATTGGTGCTTGCTCATGGAGTGGACAATTTGCAATCGGCCATTACTCCGCAAACCGCCATGGTCTATACAACCTGGCGGGACGACCGCTTACCGAATACGCTGAAGATCACACGCGCCGCCGGCGTCCCCCTGCTGCTGGACGATGCGGCAGGCATTCCCCCGTTTGAGAATTTCAGACGCTACGCAAAGATTGGCGTCGACCTTTATTGCTTTAGCGGCGGAAAGGGTCTGGGTGGTCCGCAATGTTCTGGTGTGCTGCTAGGCCGGAAGGATCTGATTGATGCGGCAATGGCAAATAACAATCCATGGGAGGGCGCTGTATGTCGGCCCATGAAGGTCGGCAAAGAGGAGATTATCGGGATTCTTGCAGCAATCGACTATTGGTCCCAGGCTGATCTTGCGGCCCTAACTAAAGAGTGGCAGAGCCGGGTTGAACGCATCGAGAAGTTGGTTCAAACCGTACCAGGAGTCACCACGTCCATCATGACCCCCAAGGAAGAGAACAGCTATCCGACCCTGACTGTAAAGTGGGACGTGCAGAGGTTCGGTTTGACGGTGGAGCAATGCGCTCAACAGCTACGGGACGGCGAACCTCGCATTGAGGTGCTCACGAACAATAATCCAAGTGGAGTACCAGCAGTCCGCGAAGGCGATGATCCCAAGGCCAAAGAGGAGGCGGCTCCGAATGAGTTGCAAATTATCTCGATGACCTTACAACAGGGGGAAGATCTGACGGTCGGGAATCGCCTACGTCAGATTCTTGATAAGGCCCGCAAACAGTCGGGGTAA